The DNA window TTCGCCCAGGATCGCCGCCGCCTCATTCACTTCGGAAAGCCGCGGCGCGAAAGCCTTGATGATCGGCTTGATCTGGCTGGGGTGGATGCTCCACATGCGCGTGTAGCCGAATTCGGCCAGCGCACGCTGGGCGTCGTTGGCCACCACGGCCGAATCCTTGATGTCGGTGGTGACGTTATGCGACGGCACCTTGCCGTGCGCATGGCAGGCGGCCGCCATTTCCAGCTTGGCGCGCACCACCAGCGGGTGCACGAACTGGTTCGGCGTGCGCATCGCGTTGGCGGGAATCGCGCCATAGTGGCTGGAAACAAAGTCCATGATGCCGAACGACAGGCATTCGACCTGGGGGAGGGCGGCGATCGCGAACGCGCCGCGCAGCGCGCCGTGCGTTTCGATCAGCACGTGCACCGGCAGATTCTCCCGGCCAGCCTTCACGGCGTGCTGGTTGATGACGTCGATGGCCTTCATGACGTCCTGCACACTGTCGGGCTTCGGCAGCACGATGTAGGCAAGGCGGCTGGCGGCGGCACCGACGATGATCTCGATGTCGCGCGCGAAATGCGGGCTCGACACGTCGTGCACGCGGGCGCCGATGCGGTTGAATTTGTTGTCGGCGGCGTTGACCAGGCTGGCGACGAGCTGCGCATGCGCTTCCTCGTTGCCGGCGGCGGCGCCGTCCTCGCAGTCGAACGTGATGTCGAATACGGGACCAAGCTCTTGTTGCAGGGCCATCGATTTGCGCATCAGCTTTTCGGAGCCGGCGTAATGATCGCAGGCTGGCAGCATCAGCGGCTGGCGTTCGCCCTGGAATAAGACCTCGGATGGATGCATCGTGGATGTTCCGGATGAAGGGACCGCCGCGCGGCCGGAAACGGCAGCGCGGCGACCGGTGTGGAGCGGTGATCGAACCGGTTCCACGGGGGAGATGATTACGGCAGCAGGTGCTTCACGCCTTCACGCTCTTCGGTCAGTTCCTTCAGCGTGAGGTTGATGCGTTCCTGGGAGAATTCGTCGATTTCCAGGCCCTGGACGATCGTGTATTCGCCGTTCTCGGTGGTGACCGGGAAACCGAACATCGTGCCTTCGGGGATGCCGTAGGAACCGTCGGACGGCACGCCCATCGTGGTCCACTTGCCGTTGGTGCCCAGCACCCAGTCACGCACGTGGTCGATGGCGGCGTTGGCTGCCGATGCGGCCGACGACAGGCCGCGCGCTTCGATGATGGCGGCGCCGCGCTTGCCCACGGTCGGCAGGAACGTGTTGGCGTTCCATTCCTGGTCGTTGATCAGGTCCTTGACGGATTCGCCGTTCACGGTGGCGAAGCGGTAGTCGGCGTACATCGTCGGCGAGTGGTTGCCCCACACGGTCAGCTTCTCGATGTCCTTGACCTGCTTGCCGGTCTTCTGTGCCACTTGCGACAGTGCGCGGTTGTGGTCCAGGCGCAGCATGGCGGTGAAGTTCTTGGCCGGCAGGTTCGGTGCCGATTTCATCGCGATGTAGGCGTTCGTGTTGGCAGGGTTGCCCACCACCAGCACTTTCACGTTGCGCGAAGCGACGGCGTCCAGCGCCTTGCCCTGCACCGTGAAGATCTGCGCGTTGGCTTCCAGCAGATCCTTGCGCTCCATGCCCGGGCCGCGCGGACGCGCGCCGACCAGCAGGGCCACGTCGACATCCTTGAAGGCGGTCAGCGGGTCGGAGTGCGCAGTCATGCCTTCCAGCAGCGGGAACGCGCAGTCGTCGATTTCCATCATGACGCCCTTCAGCGCCTTCTGTGCCTTTTCGTTGTCGATCTCGAGCAGTTGCAGGATGACCGGCTGGTCTTTGCCCAGCATGTCGCCGTTGGCGATGCGGAACAGCAGGGAATAGCCGATCTGGCCGGCAGCGCCGGTAACGGCAACACGCATTGGGGTTTTAGCCATGATGAATCTCCAAGTGGAATAAAGAAGCTGACGGATCTGGGTTGCAGGACCTTGTTGCAGGACCCGGTTGCAGAACCTTACCGGCGCCGCGCCGAAACAGCGGTCAACTGGTAAAACTGCAATGATACCAAATTCGTTCCTTGCAAAGGCTCAGCCTTGCGGGTGTATTTCGACGAACTTCGCCTGAATTTCACCCGGGGCGCGCCCGGGTTTCACCCGAGGTTCGCCAAACATCGCCTGCGGTTGGGCCTGTATGTCATCCCGTCCGGTGCGCCATCGGAGCGTCGCCCGGAATAACATCGACGGCGAGTGTAGGCTTGTAGAAGCCTTCTGTCAATGCTATCTTATGTCTTATATAAGACATATAACTTAGTAGGTTTATTACTGGACGGACAGTTCCTTTTGTGGTGAAATCGCGGTCTATGAATCCCGTCACGCCCAACCAGCCCAGCCCAGGCAGCAGTGCGAACGCGCCGGCTGTGCCGGCAGCGGGCGCGACCCCGAACACGCATGCACCTGCCGGGAGCGCCGCCTCTGCTCCGACCGCGCCCGCTCCAACGTTTTCTCCGCTGTACCAGCAGATCAAGGCACTGATCACGCAGAGCCTGCAGTCGGGCGAGTGGAAGCCGGGCGAAATGATTCCCAGCGAAGTGGAACTGGCCAACCGCTACAAGGTCAGCCAGGGCACCGTGCGCAAGGCGATCGACGAACTGGCGGCGGACAACCTGGTGATGCGCCGGCAGGGCAAGGGCACGTTCGTGTCCACCCATCACGAGGCGCGCGCCCATATCCGTTTCCTGCGGCTGCGCCCCGACGAAGGGCAGCCGCATTACCCCGAAAGCCGCTTCCTCGAAGTGAAGCGCCTGCGCGCCCCGGCGGACGTGGCGCGCCTGCTGGACATGAAAACCGGCGACGCCACCGTGTACATCAAGCGGGTGCAGTCATTCGACGGCGTGCCCACGATCGTCGAGGAACTGTGGCTGCCCGGCCAGCTGTTCAAGGGCCTGACGGCCGAGCGGCTGTCCGAATACAAGGGCCCGATGTACGGCCTGTTCGAATCGGAATTCGGCACGCGGATGATCCGCGCCGACGAAAAAGTGCGCGCCGTGCTGGCTGGCGCCGAAGATGCCGCGCTGCTCCATGTGGAGCCGGGCTCGCCCCTTCTTTCGGCCGAACGGGTGTCGTTTACGTATGGCGACAAACCGGTCGAGCTGCGCCGCGGCCTGTACCTGACGAGCCGCCACCATTACCAGAATGATTTGAATTGACGATTTGTCGCGGTTTGCACCCGAAAAATTGATGGGTAGCGCAAACGAATGGAGCAGTGCAGCAAAAATTTGGTGATATGTAAGAATAGATATTGGTCGTTGTGGGGGAATGGGTCAGAATCGCAGTCTCATCATTGTCTTTAGGCAAAGTTGCGCCAAATAGACAGTAAATAAGCGGCAGATAAGCCGCAGATGAGCAAGGGATCGATCCGTTGCGGCGACCATGCGATGCACATATAAGCATTCTCAAAGGGGAGGTAAGCCATGTCTGAAGCCATCAAGGATCCCACGCGCAAGCCGCGTCGGGAATACCGCAACATCCACATCGGTGAACTGGGCCAGTACCGCATGCCGTTGTCGGCGATCGTGTCGATCCTGCACCGCATCAGCGGCATGCTGCTGTTCGTGCTGCTGCCGTTCATCCTGTACCTGCTGCAGGAAAGCATCCGCTCCGAGATCTCCTTCGCGCACTTCCAGGGCATCGCCCAGCATCCGTTCACGAAGCTGGTGATCCTGGCCATGGTGTGGGGCTACATGCACCACTTCTGCGCCGGCATCCGCCACCTGGTGATGGACACGCACGTGGGCCTGGACAAGGATTCGGCCCGCAAGACGTCGGTCGTCGTGCTGATCATCAGTCTGGTCGTGACCCTGCTGGTCGCCCTGAAACTGTTCGGAGTGTTCTGAGATGAAAAACAATATCGGACCAAAGCGCCTCGTCGTCGGCGCCCACTACGGCCTGGGCGAATTCCTCGCGCAGCGCGCCACCGCCATCGTGATGGTGGTGTACACCGTCGTGCTGCTGGGCGCTTTCCTGACTGGCAATAACTTCTCGTATGAGGGCTGGGCCGGCCTGTTCGCGCAGACGTGGTTCAAGCTGTTCACGCTGGCCACGCTGATCGGCCTGTTCTATCACGCCTGGGTCGGCGTCGTTTCCGTCTACCAGGACTACATCAAGAACGTGGGCGTTCGCTTCCTCATTCAAACCGCGTCAGCCATGTGGCTGATCGCGTGCGCCGTGTGGTCGGTGCAGATCCTCTGGAGTGTGTAAATCGTGGCAGCAATCAAATCTTCCATCCCAGTCCGCCGCTTCGACGCGGTGATCGTCGGCGCCGGCGGTTCCGGCATGCGCGCCTCCCTGCAACTGGCAGAAGCTGGCCTGAACGTGGCCGTGCTGTCGAAAGTCTTCCCCACCCGTTCGCACACCGTCGCCGCACAGGGCGGCATCGGTGCTTCGCTGGGCAACATGGCCGAGGACAACTGGTTCTGGCACATGTTCGACACGGTCAAGGGCGGCGACTACCTGGGCGACCAGGACGCGATCGAATTCATGTGCCGCGAAGCGCCGAAGGTCGTGTATGAACTCGAACACTTCGGCATGCCGTTCGACCGCAATCCCGACGGCACGATCTACCAGCGCCCGTTCGGCGGCCACACGGCGAACTTCGGCGAGAAGGCCGTGCAGCGCGCCTGCGCCGCGGCCGACCGTACCGGCCACGCGCTGCTGCACACGCTGTACCAGCGCAATGTGCGCGCCCGCACGCACTTCTTCGTCGAATGGATGGCGCTGGACCTGATCCGCGATAGCGAAGGCGACGTGATCGGCGTGGTCGCGCTGGAAATGGAAACGGGCGACGTGATGATCCTGCAGGCGAAGACGACGATCTTCGCCACCGGTGGTGCCGGCCGTATCTTCGCCGCATCGACCAACGCGTTCATCAACACCGGCGACGGCATGGGCATGGCGGCACGCGCCGGCCTGCCGCTGCAGGACATGGAGTTCTGGCAGTTCCACCCGACCGGCGTGGCCGGCGCGGGCGTGTTGATCACCGAAGGCGTGCGCGGCGAAGGCGGCATCCTGATCAACTCGCAGGGCGAGCGTTTCATGGAGCGCTATGCGCCGACGCTGAAGGACCTGGCGCCGCGCGACTTCGTGTCGCGCTCGATGGACCAGGAAATCAAGGAAGGCCGCGGCGTGGGCCCGAACAAGGATCACGTGCTGCTCGACCTGCGCCACATCGGTAAAGAGACGATCGAGAAGCGCCTGCCGTCGATCCTGGAAATCGGCCACAAGTTCGCCAACGTCGATGCGACGAAGGAACCGATCCCGGTCGTGCCGACGATCCACTACCAGATGGGCGGCATCCCGACCAATATCCACGGCCAGGTGGTCGCACCTTCTGCCGACGGTTCGCAGAAGATCGTCAACGGTCTGTACGCGATCGGCGAATGCGCCTGCGTGTCCGTGCACGGCGCGAACCGCCTGGGCACGAACTCGCTGCTCGACCTGGTGGTGTTCGGCCGCGCGGCCGGCAACCACGTCGTCGCCTCGAACCTGAAGGCGAAGGAACACAAGGACCTGCCGAAGGATGCGTCGGACTTCGCGATGGACCGCCTGAACCGCCTGGAAACCTCGACCGGTTCGGAAAAGGTGCAGGGCGTGGCCAACGATATCCGCGCCACGATGCAGAAATACTGCGGCGTATTCCGCACCGACGACCTGCTGAAAGCCGGCTTCGACGAAATCATGAAGCTGGACGAACGCCGCAAGCACGTGTCGTTCAAGGACAAGTCGAAGGTGTTCAACACCGCCCGCGTGGAAGCGCTGGAGCTGGACAACCTGATCGAAACGGCCAAGGCCACGATCACGTCGGCAGTGGCCCGCAAGGAATCGCGCGGTGCGCATGCGCACAGCGACTTCCCGAACCGCGACGACGAAAACTGGATGAAGCACACGCTGTGGTTCTCCGAAGGCTGCCGCCTGGAGTACAAGCCGGTCGTCACCAAGCCGCTGACGGTGGAAACCTTCAAGCCCAAAGCACGCACTTTCTAAGGTAGCAAAACATGGCACGCACCCTGAAATTCAAGATTTACCGCTACGATCCGGACAAGGACGCCAAGCCCTACATGCAGGACCTGACGGTCGAGCTGAAGGACACCGACAAGATGCTGCTGGACGCGCTGCAGCGCATCAAGTCCGACGTGGACGATTCGCTGGCGCTGCGCCGTTCGTGCCGCGAAGGCGTGTGCGGGTCGGACGCGATGAACGTCAACGGCAAGAACCGCCTGGCCTGCACGACGAACCTGAACGAACTGTCCGAACCGATCATCCTGCGCCCGCTGCCGGGCCTGCCGGTGATCCGCGACCTGATCGTGGACATGACGCAGTTCTTCAAGCAGTACGAGTCGATCAAGCCGTTCCTGATCAACGATTCGATCCCGCCCGAGAAGGAACGCCTGCAGACGCCGGCCGAGCGCGAAGAGCTCGATGGCCTGTACGAATGCATCCTGTGCGCGTGCTGTTCCACGTCGTGCCCGTCGTTCTGGTGGAACCCGGACAAGTTCGTCGGCCCGGCCGGCCTGCTGCAGGCTTACCGCTTCATCGCCGACTCGCGCGACGAAGCCACCGGCCAGCGCCTGGACAACCTGGAAGACCCGTACCGCCTGTTCCGCTGCCACTCGATCATGAACTGCGTGGACGTCTGTCCGAAGGGCCTGAACCCGAACAAGGCCATCGGCAAGATCAAGGAACTGATGGTCCGCCGCGCGATCTGATCCGCCCGGTCCATGCTACGAATCACTGAAACAATGAACACTGAAGACAACCGTTCGCATCAGGAAGACCCCGCCAACCGTGCCCGCCTGCGCTGGCGGTCCCGGCGGGGGCTGCTGGAAAACGATCTGATACTGACCCGTTTTCTCGATGCGCACGAGACGGAATTGACCGACGAAGAAGTGGACGCGCTGACGCGGCTTCTCGACTTGTCGGACAATGCGCTGATGGATCTGGTGCTGGCGCGCAGCGAGCCGGAAGGCGAGCTCGATCTGCCGCATGTGCATGCACTGCTGGGTCGTCTGCGCCGCGCCTGATTTTTTTACAATAGCCGCACCTCATCCAGGAAGGAAGAGCCATGAATACTTCTGATAACAAAGCTACCTTGTCGTTCTCCGACGGCAGCGCCCCGATCGAATTCCCGATCTACAAGGGCACCGTCGGCCCGGACGTCATCGATATCCGCAAGCTGTACGGCGCGACCGGCAAGTTCACCTACGACCCGGGCTTCATGTCCACCGCGGCGTGCAACTCGTCGATCACCTACATCGACGGCGACAAGGGCGAACTGCAATACCGCGGCTACCCGATCGAGCAGCTGGCCGTGAACGCCGACTTCATGGAAAGCTGCTACCTGCTGCTGAACGGCGAACTGCCGACCGAAGCGCAGAAGGCCGAGTTCGTGACCACCGTGACGAAGCACACGATGGTCCACGAGCAGATGCAGTTCTTCTTCCGCGGTTTCCGCCGCGACGCGCACCCGATGTCGGTGCTGGTCGGCACCGTCGGCGCGCTGGCGTCGTTCTACCACGACTCGCTGGACATCAACGATGCCAAGCAGCGTGAAATCTCCGCGATCCGCCTGATCGCCAAGATGCCGACGCTGGTCGCCATGGCCTACAAGTACTCGATCGGCCAGCCGTTCATGTACCCGCGCAACGACCTGTCGTACAGCGCCAACTTCATGCGCATGATGTTCGGTAACCCGTGCGAGGAATATGTGGTCAACGACGTGCTGGTGCGCGCGCTGGACCGCATCCTGATCCTGCACGCCGACCACGAGCAGAACGCTTCCACGTCGACCGTCCGCCTGGCCGGTTCGTCGGGCGCCAACCCGTTCGCGTGTATCGCGGCCGGCATCGCCTGCCTGTGGGGCCCGGCACACGGCGGCGCCAACGAAGCGGCACTGACGATGCTGAAGGAAATCGGCTCGGTCGAGAACATCCCGTCCTTCATCGAGAAGGTCAAGGACAAGAACTCGGGCGTGAAGCTGATGGGCTTCGGTCACCGCGTGTACAAGAACTTCGACCCGCGTGCCACGCTGATGCGTGAAACCTGCCACGAAGTGCTGAACGAACTGGGCCTGCAGGACGACCCGCTGTTCAAGCTGGCCATGGCGCTGGAAGACATCGCGCTGAACGACGAGTACTTCGTGTCCCGCAAGCTGTACCCGAACGTCGACTTCTACTCGGGCATCGTGCAATCGGCACTGGGTATCCCGGTCTCGATGTTCACCGGTATCTTCGCGATGGCCCGTACCATCGGCTGGATCGCCCAGTGGAACGAGATGATCGCCGATCCGGAACAGAAGATCGGCCGCCCGCGCCAGCTGTTCGTGGGTTCGACGGTGCGCGACGTGCCGAAGCTGAAGGATCGCAAGTAATCGTCATCGGTTACGGTGCACTGAAAAGCGGGCTTCGGCCCGCTTTTTTTTCGTGTGCGCCCAGCATGGGCGCACTCTTGTGGGTGAAAGTCCCGCCGCGAGCTGACCACAGCAAGCGAAGTGAAGCGCAACTGCGGAAGGGTGACCGACTGTGGGGAGGAAGCGTGGAGCGAAACTGCGAGCCGATGGACAAGAATCGGATATAAGGCGCTGCCGAGCAGGGCGAGCGGGCACGTAACCGCGAAGCTCTTGTGGTCAAGGCGAAGTGGCGTAGATCTGGCGGTTGTGCAGTGAAGGAGTGCGTTCTTACCTGGGGAGATCTCGCCTCATGCCTGAAAGGGCGACGTGGCAGCACGGAGCGAGAAGTCAGCAGAGGCCGTAGTAGCTTCTTTTTTTTTCTGAGAGGCAAAGGGCCAAACGAGTAGGAGTGTCCGACACCTTGTCGATGAATCGGGTAAGGCATCAGATGTCCGCAGAAGCGGAGCGGGTCGCGGTAAGGCGGGGTGAAGCCTCGTCCCAAGCTTCCAGTGATGAAACCCGGTTCACGCGGCAGAAAACGAAAGACACAGGGCGAAACTTGCTCACGCAAGCGCTCGCGAGGGAAAACATGCATCGCGCGTGGAAGCGCGTGAAGGCGAACAAGGGAGCCGCAGGTGTCGATGGGCTGGATATCAGCCAGACTCAAGAACATCTGAAACACGCTTGGCCGACCATCAAGAAACAACTGCTGGAAGGCACGTACAGGCCGATGCCGGTGCGGCGTGTGGGCATTCCGAAGCCGGATGGAAGCGAACGTGAGCTGGGGATACCCACCGTGATCGACCGTCTGATTCAGCAGGCACTGCTGCAAGTGCTGCAACCGCTGATCGACCCTACCTTTAGTGAACACAGCCATGGGTTTCGGCCCGGCCGCCGTGCGCATGATGCCGTGCTCAGGGCACAGCAATATGTGCAGGAAGGCTACCGCGTCGTGGTCGATGTGGACCTGTCGAAATTCTTTGACCGGGTCAACCACGATATCCTGATCGACCGCCTACGGAAACGCGTGAACGACATCGGAGTGATCCGGCTGGTGCGCGCCTACCTGAACGCGGGAATCATGGATGGCGGTATGGTAAGCCAGCGAATGGAAGGTACGCCGCAAGGCGGGCCGCTGTCTCCACTGCTGGCCAACGTGCTTCTCGACGAGGTGGATCGCGAACTGGAACGCCGGGGCCACCGCTTTGCCCGCTATGCCGATGACTGCAACGTGTATGTGCGCAGTGAGAAAGCTGGCGAGCGGGTGATGGCCCTGCTCAAGCGTCAATACGACAAGCTGCACCTGAAGATCAATGAATCGAAAAGTGCAGTGGCTAGCGCATTAGGCCGCAAATTTCTGGGGTACGAGCTTTATGCAACCAAGAAAGGAGCGGTCAAACGGGCTGTGTCGGACAAAGCGCAAGACACGTTTCGGCAACGGATCAGGCAACTTACTCGCCGGTCCGGTGGCCGCAGCATCAGCGAGATAATCGACAAACTCCGCCCCTACGTGCTGGGATGGAAAGCCTATTTTGGACTGTCGCAAACTCCAGGAATCTGGCGTGAACTGGATGAATGGATGCGTCATCGAATGCGGGCGATCCACCTGAAACAATGGAAACGAGCGAAAACGATATATCGTGAGCTGCTCAATCTCGGGGCAACGCCCAATGTGGCGTTACGGGTGGCGCAGAACAGTCGCCGCTGGTGGCGCAACAGCCGATTTGCTCTAAATAACGTGCTGACGATCGCTTACTTTGATCGCCTCGGCATGCCACGCCTCACTTAACCTCAACTACTCGAACCGCCCGGTGCGGACCCGCATGCCGGGTGGTTTGGCAGGGGACCGGTCAGCAATGCTGACCGCCCCTATGCCGATCTTTCCTCTACTGATTCCGCTGCATGGGATCATGTATAGTCAGTGCCACTGATTAGCAAAGGAAACTCCATGAAACATCGATCGACGGCGGCAATGGCCGTCCTGCTGGGTGTGCTGGGCACGGCGGCGGCCGAGGCCCCCGACGTGCCGTCGAAGGCGTTCGTGGACCTTTGCATGAGCACGTTCGGCAATCCCGACGCCGTGCGGACCGCCGCCCTTGGCCGTGGATTCAAGGCGGCGCCGGAGTTCAAGGAACGCCTGATGCGCAAGGGTGGCGAGGGCGACGTCTATGCCGCTCGCGACCTGGCGCTCGTGGTGGAGCGGGGCAGGCGCATGTGCACGGTATTTGCAAAGAGCGATAATCCCGAAGCCACGGGGGCACACCTGAAAAGCTGGCTTCCGCCGGCATCGACGCCGTTCACGGTCGCTACCGAAAATGTCAGCGGCACGGGCAACCAGTCGACGGTGATGTACCGGATCAGCAAGGAGGGCAAGCCGTTCGCGGCGTGGACATTCAGTACCTACAAGGGTCAGGGAACGTTCAACGTCGCCATCACGCTGCAGTGATCAGGGGAGGCCTGGTCCCGATGGTTGATGCCCGACCTGGCCGCATCGTGCCGGCGGACCGGCACGATGGTTTTCAACGAAACCGGCTGGAACGGGCGGCCATCCGGTGTTGTATATTGCACCGATGACCTGGACCGTTTTCATGCAGCGCCTGTTCCAGCGGCGCCAGGCAACGACGAATATACTGCCGCCGGCAAAACGCATTCACCTCAATGCACACCTCCGTGCGCTGGGCTCGGAGACGGACGCCGATACCATCCGCAATGCGATGCGGCATCGGGATGGCTATGTGCGCGAAGCCGCGCTGATCCGCTGCACCGAACTGGGGTTGGCGCAACTGCTGCCGAACGTGGCCGAACGGCTCAACGACTGGGTACCGCAGATACGGCATGCCGCGAGGTGCGCCATGCTGGAACTGCTGGTGGCCGCGGATGCGCCGCTTGCCTTGGGCGTGCTGCTGGACGTGCAGCGACTCGCCGGCGCGCTGCGGGAAGACCATTCGGCCTGGATCGCCAGGTTCGAATGCGCGCTGCTCGAGAAGATCGGCGTGGCGATGCTGTTCGATGCCACGCGCGATGCCGCCTTGAAGATATCCCGCGCCAGTTTCGACCTGCTGGCACGCCATCGCGCAGTCGATGCACGCACGCTGGCGCTGGCGGCGCTGCATTCGCGGCGCGACGTCGTCCTTGCCTTGCGGGCACTGGATGCGTTTGCGCCGCGGGCTGGCGAGGCATCGCCGGAAGCTCGCGACATCTACCTGCTGGCGATGCGGTCGTCATACGGTGCGGTACGGGCGCGGGCACTGCCATGGTTGCTGTCGATGTCGCCAGGCGACGTGGCCGAGCAGGCCGTCATCGACGCGCTGCTGGACAGCCAGTCAGGGACGCGCATCGCCGTGGCAGCCTATCTGCGGAACACGGGATTCGACTTGCGCGCGCATTACCGCGGGCTGCTAGTTGCGGGCACGCTGCCTGCCAGGCGCCTCGCCACCGCGTTGATGTCGGTTGCCGACTTGCGCGACGTGGACGATCTTCCTTTCATCCAGGGCTTCACCGCATCGCCGGCGGCGCCGCTGCGCAGGGCCGGCTACCTGGGCTGGCTGAGGATCGCACCGCACGACGCTACGAGCAGCCTGACGCGCGCCAGGCGCAATACCTGTCGACGTCCGCCTGCAGGGCCGCCCTCGAAGCGCTGGCCGGCCAGCGTGCATGGGTGAGCCAGCGGGTGGCCGCGGAGCTGGCATTGCTGGCGGCGCCCGGACACCGGCCCGGCCGGTGACGAAGAACGCGCCTCAGGACACGCTGGCCAGGATGCGCGCCTGTTCTTCTTCCGGTCCCGGCCGCTGCTGCGCCCAGTAGTCGATGACGAGCGAGCGTTCCAGGCAGGTACCGAGCGTCTTGACGAAGCGGACGTGGGCGGGATGGTTCAGGTAGTCGTCGCGCGCTTCGGCGCTCGCGAACGTGAGCGTGAAGCAATGCGTGTAGCCGTCGTTCAGGCCTTCCGGGCTCACGTTCGTTCCCGTTTCATAGGCAACGATGCCGGGGATCGCATCGGGCAATTGTCCGAAGCCGGCAACGACGGCGTCGACGGCTTCGGCCGCGGCATCGTCCTTGAATGCAAACAACACGACATGACGCAGGACCAAATCGGGGATCTCGGCAAGCATGGCAGTCCGGTAGAGTGATTGACGGTCTATCGTACACCGCCGTGCGGCGGCCCCGCGCGCAGATCGGGCACCGGTCGTGCCACGGCCTTCACTGTTGCGCCAACTGACTTAATTTTTCCTCGGCGGTATTCATCGGCTTGCCATTCTGGTATCGTTTCACCCGCATTTTTTGTCGCGCTTTTATCGCAACCGGCGGTGGCGGCAG is part of the Pseudoduganella lutea genome and encodes:
- a CDS encoding Dabb family protein, whose amino-acid sequence is MLAEIPDLVLRHVVLFAFKDDAAAEAVDAVVAGFGQLPDAIPGIVAYETGTNVSPEGLNDGYTHCFTLTFASAEARDDYLNHPAHVRFVKTLGTCLERSLVIDYWAQQRPGPEEEQARILASVS
- a CDS encoding NMCC_0638 family (lipo)protein, with the translated sequence MKHRSTAAMAVLLGVLGTAAAEAPDVPSKAFVDLCMSTFGNPDAVRTAALGRGFKAAPEFKERLMRKGGEGDVYAARDLALVVERGRRMCTVFAKSDNPEATGAHLKSWLPPASTPFTVATENVSGTGNQSTVMYRISKEGKPFAAWTFSTYKGQGTFNVAITLQ
- the ltrA gene encoding group II intron reverse transcriptase/maturase, which translates into the protein MNRVRHQMSAEAERVAVRRGEASSQASSDETRFTRQKTKDTGRNLLTQALARENMHRAWKRVKANKGAAGVDGLDISQTQEHLKHAWPTIKKQLLEGTYRPMPVRRVGIPKPDGSERELGIPTVIDRLIQQALLQVLQPLIDPTFSEHSHGFRPGRRAHDAVLRAQQYVQEGYRVVVDVDLSKFFDRVNHDILIDRLRKRVNDIGVIRLVRAYLNAGIMDGGMVSQRMEGTPQGGPLSPLLANVLLDEVDRELERRGHRFARYADDCNVYVRSEKAGERVMALLKRQYDKLHLKINESKSAVASALGRKFLGYELYATKKGAVKRAVSDKAQDTFRQRIRQLTRRSGGRSISEIIDKLRPYVLGWKAYFGLSQTPGIWRELDEWMRHRMRAIHLKQWKRAKTIYRELLNLGATPNVALRVAQNSRRWWRNSRFALNNVLTIAYFDRLGMPRLT